From one Terriglobia bacterium genomic stretch:
- a CDS encoding RES family NAD+ phosphorylase, with protein sequence MAHPAEPRARRRPAAPPPRHGDRGTSGRGSPGAYQPRYLQLVRVWRLCRRPYSAEPLWGKGGTLVAGRWHERGSRIVYTSATLSLAALEVLVHAGVDQVPPDLVAIEIEIPDGLKVAELPVAALPRDWRSIPAPRRLQQLGAKWLREKRSAVLRVPSAVIPSERNYLLNPLHEDAGRLAVVGVTAFEPDPRLLPRT encoded by the coding sequence ATGGCTCACCCAGCCGAACCGCGCGCTCGGCGACGCCCCGCCGCTCCGCCTCCTCGACACGGCGATCGGGGAACGTCAGGTCGAGGAAGTCCTGGAGCGTATCAACCACGGTATCTTCAGCTAGTGCGCGTCTGGCGGCTCTGCAGAAGGCCGTACTCCGCGGAGCCGCTCTGGGGGAAGGGCGGGACCCTCGTCGCCGGCCGCTGGCACGAGAGGGGGTCCCGGATCGTCTACACGTCGGCCACCCTTTCGCTGGCCGCGCTGGAGGTGCTGGTCCACGCCGGAGTCGATCAAGTTCCCCCGGACCTCGTGGCGATCGAGATCGAGATCCCCGATGGCCTGAAGGTGGCGGAGCTTCCCGTCGCGGCGCTCCCCCGCGACTGGCGGAGCATCCCCGCGCCGCGCAGGCTGCAGCAGCTCGGCGCGAAGTGGCTCAGGGAGAAGCGCTCGGCCGTGCTCCGCGTCCCGTCGGCCGTGATCCCGTCCGAGAGGAACTACCTGCTCAACCCGCTCCATGAGGACGCGGGGCGGCTCGCGGTCGTTGGCGTGACCGCGTTCGAGCCGGATCCGAGGCTGCTCCCTAGGACCTGA
- a CDS encoding alpha/beta hydrolase produces MRRTFLVIGLLAAPVLGGHVRALEVHGRLVDAGGHRLWISCDGSATPTVVIDVGLGADPREWTRVVEGLRHDARVCQYERAGYGASEPGPFPRDAKREGEDLVKLLAAAGEHPPYLLVGHSLGALDACVLAGAHRDLLAGLALLHPLPLGWISGKEGAKVRAFRESQRAQYEHVARQMLASPYAADRSRAARFQAMASEEEMLLRESAGQAARVTSLGSLPLLVVGAARPSPILAADATTYQKKAIEEGRRLAALSTNGKLVVLEESGEMMQRDAPEKVVDALRELLARARAARPR; encoded by the coding sequence GTGCGAAGAACCTTCCTGGTCATCGGCCTCCTGGCCGCCCCGGTCCTCGGCGGACATGTCCGCGCCTTGGAGGTGCACGGACGTCTCGTCGACGCGGGGGGGCACAGGCTCTGGATCAGCTGCGACGGGTCCGCCACCCCGACCGTGGTGATCGACGTGGGCCTGGGCGCCGACCCGCGGGAATGGACGCGCGTGGTGGAAGGCCTGCGGCACGACGCGCGAGTGTGCCAGTACGAGCGCGCCGGTTACGGCGCCAGCGAGCCCGGCCCCTTTCCGCGCGACGCGAAGCGCGAGGGGGAGGACCTCGTGAAGCTCCTCGCCGCCGCCGGGGAGCATCCTCCCTATCTGCTCGTGGGGCACTCGCTGGGCGCCCTCGACGCCTGCGTCCTCGCGGGAGCTCACCGGGATCTCCTCGCGGGCCTCGCCCTGCTCCACCCGCTCCCCCTGGGGTGGATCTCGGGAAAAGAGGGGGCGAAGGTGCGCGCGTTCCGGGAGTCGCAGCGGGCGCAGTATGAGCACGTGGCCCGGCAGATGCTCGCGTCCCCGTACGCCGCCGACCGGAGCCGGGCCGCGAGATTCCAAGCCATGGCCTCCGAAGAGGAGATGCTGCTCCGGGAATCGGCCGGGCAGGCGGCGCGCGTCACGTCGCTCGGCTCGCTGCCGCTCCTCGTCGTCGGCGCCGCCCGGCCGAGCCCGATCCTCGCGGCCGACGCCACCACGTACCAGAAGAAGGCGATCGAGGAGGGCCGGCGGCTGGCTGCGCTCTCCACGAACGGCAAGCTCGTCGTGCTCGAGGAGAGCGGGGAGATGATGCAGCGCGATGCGCCGGAGAAGGTGGTGGACGCGCTGCGGGAACTCCTCGCGAGGGCGCGGGCGGCCCGACCGCGCTAG